Proteins from a genomic interval of Marmoricola sp. OAE513:
- the disA gene encoding DNA integrity scanning diadenylate cyclase DisA has protein sequence MVTTDDAHEAERLRATLASIAPGTALRDGLERILRGRTGALIVLGNDKVVDTISTGGFMLDVPFTATGLRELCKMDGGIVLSADGSRIIRANVHLMPDHTIPSEETGTRHRTADRVAKQSGFPVISVSQSMQIIAAYVGETRYVLEDSGSILSRANQALATLERYKLRLDEVSSTLSALEIEDLVTVRDVAVVAQRLEMVTRIAREIDDYVLELGTDGRLLSLQLEELITGVDAERELVVRDYLPTGRRKRTPEQVLSDLETLSSADLVDISMVAKALGLGQAEHLDGAVTPRGYRLLAKVPRLPSTVVDGLIEQFDTLQKLLSAGVEDLQIVEGVGELRARSVREGLSRLAESSILERYV, from the coding sequence GTGGTAACCACCGACGACGCGCACGAGGCAGAGCGACTGCGCGCCACCCTGGCCAGCATCGCCCCGGGCACCGCCCTGCGCGACGGACTCGAGCGCATCCTGCGCGGTCGCACCGGCGCGCTGATCGTGCTCGGCAACGACAAGGTCGTCGACACGATCTCGACCGGCGGCTTCATGCTGGACGTTCCGTTCACCGCGACCGGCCTGCGCGAGCTCTGCAAGATGGACGGCGGCATCGTGCTGTCGGCGGACGGCAGCCGGATCATCCGCGCCAACGTACACCTGATGCCCGACCACACCATCCCCAGCGAGGAGACCGGAACCCGGCACCGCACCGCCGACCGGGTCGCGAAGCAGTCCGGGTTCCCGGTCATCTCGGTGTCGCAGTCGATGCAGATCATCGCGGCGTACGTCGGCGAGACCCGGTACGTCCTGGAGGACTCCGGCTCCATCCTGTCCCGCGCAAACCAGGCGCTGGCCACGCTCGAGCGGTACAAGCTCCGCCTCGACGAGGTCTCCAGCACGCTCTCGGCCCTGGAGATCGAGGATCTGGTCACGGTCCGCGACGTCGCGGTGGTCGCCCAGCGGCTCGAGATGGTCACCCGGATCGCGCGCGAGATCGACGACTACGTGCTCGAGCTGGGGACCGACGGGCGGCTGCTGTCGCTGCAGCTGGAGGAGCTCATCACCGGCGTCGACGCCGAGCGCGAGCTGGTCGTCCGCGACTACCTGCCCACCGGACGCCGCAAGCGCACCCCGGAGCAGGTCCTCTCCGACCTCGAGACGCTCTCCTCAGCCGACCTCGTCGACATCTCGATGGTCGCCAAGGCCCTCGGCCTCGGGCAGGCCGAGCACCTCGACGGTGCGGTGACCCCGCGCGGCTACCGGCTGCTCGCCAAGGTGCCGCGACTGCCCAGCACCGTGGTCGACGGGCTCATCGAGCAGTTCGACACCTTGCAGAAGCTGCTGTCGGCCGGTGTGGAGGACCTGCAGATCGTCGAGGGCGTGGGCGAGCTCCGGGCACGCAGCGTGCGCGAAGGACTGTCGCGGCTGGCGGAGTCCAGCATCCTCGAGCGGTACGTCTGA